One stretch of Juglans microcarpa x Juglans regia isolate MS1-56 chromosome 3D, Jm3101_v1.0, whole genome shotgun sequence DNA includes these proteins:
- the LOC121255964 gene encoding dnaJ homolog subfamily B member 4-like has protein sequence MGDPPRSAMTDFYSILEIPKDICKAYKVLFTKSNPDKSPKNKIETESKSISPDEWHKVLNGETEEETTSSNDPTTPAGSSHYQNDDGTFFTRHASLFSRSSSRRSKTPTPSLRSSSHSSSRRRCTTPLSRSMSRRGSSETEIPTLLFSRNSRRTSSETEASLLGKMSYIETEKPPSLSRDTSRRGTTPIIFSQSAARRKPPPVEMKLECTLEELCEGCLKKIKITRDAITNTGMIIQEEEILKIQVKPGWKKGTKVTFEGKGDEKPGYLPADIIFVIDERDHPLFTTEGFDLEIGVEIPLVNALTGCSIPIPLLGGEKMTLSFDDIIYPGYEKVIRGQGMPNPREQGRRGDLRIKFLVEFPTELSDEQRAQASRILHDCT, from the exons ATGGGAGATCCTCCACGTTCGGCGATGACTGATTTTTACAGCATCCTCGAAATACCGAAAGATATATGCAAGGCATACAAGGTCCTTTTCACGAAATCGAATCCCGACAAGAGCCCGAAGAACAAAATCGAAACAGAATCCAAATCCATTTCCCCCGATGAATGGCACAAG GTCCTCAATGGAGAAACGGAGGAAGAAACTACAAGCAGCAATGACCCAACAACACCTGCAGGTTCCAGTCATTATCAAAATGACGATGGTACGTTCTTCACACGCCACGCTTCCTTATTCTCGAGGAGTTCAAGTAGAAGAAGCAAAACGCCGACGCCAAGCCTGCGCTCATCAAGCCACAGTTCAAGCCGCCGGAGATGCACCACCCCACTATCAAGAAGCATGAGCAGAAGGGGGTCCTCAGAAACTGAAATACCTACACTCTTGTTCTCGAGAAATTCGAGAAGGACCAGCTCGGAAACGGAAGCATCTCTATTAGGAAAGATGAGTTACATAGAAACAGAAAAGCCTCCTTCTCTATCAAGAGATACGAGCCGAAGGGGCACCACCCCCATCATATTCTCGCAATCAGCTGCACGAAGAAAACCACCTCCAGTTGAGATGAAGCTCGAGTGCACGCTTGAGGAGTTGTGTGAAGGATGTctcaagaagatcaagatcaCAAGAGATGCCATCACCAATACTGG GATGATTATCCAAGAAGAGGAGATATTGAAGATACAAGTAAAGCCAGGATGGAAGAAAGGAACAAAGGTTACATTTGAGGGAAAGGGTGATGAGAAACCAGGCTACCTTCCTGCTGATATAATCTTCGTGATAGATGAAAGAGACCACCCATTATTTACGACGGAAGGTTTCGATCTGGAAATAGGAGTTGAGATCCCTCTAGTGAATGCGCTCACAGGATGTTCAATCCCAATTCCTCTATTAGGAGGGGAAAAGATGACATTGTCGTTTGATGATATCATATATCCGGGCTACGAAAAGGTCATTCGGGGCCAAGGTATGCCTAACCCTAGAGAACAAGGAAGGAGAGGTGATCTTCGAATCAAGTTTCTAGTTGAGTTTCCCACAGAATTGAGTGATGAACAACGAGCTCAAGCATCTAGAATACTACATGATTGTACTTGA